A window of Thermosipho japonicus genomic DNA:
TTGATGAAATACTACTTATCGTCTCAATTCCTTTTGCACCATCAAGCATTGCCCCTAGAATGATAAATATCGCAGAAATAATTGTAGCAGTTCTATACTTAACTATCCTGTTACTTACAGCTGTTCCAAATATATTAGCTGCATCATTTGCACCAAGAGACCATCCGAAAAATATCGCTGGAAGGACGTACAAAAAAATAGCTACCACCCCCAAATAGAAGTGCATCTTTTTATACTACCACACGTCAATTATTTAAATCAAAAAAAGATTTTTGAAAAATAATAAACAATAATTGTAAATAATCCTGAAAAAAGAGGTGTAGCTACCCATGTTGTAATAATTTGAAAAATAATCTTTTTGTTTGTTAGCTTTGAACCTCTTGCAAGGCCAGTCCCAATTACTGCTCCCACTATCGCTTGAGACACAGAAACCGGTATTCCGATAACAGAATAGATCCATACGGTGATAGATTGGCCAAGGATAGAAATGGCAGAAGAAAAGTAATCAAGTTCTATAATTTTTTTACTGACTGTATACATTACTTTCTTATTACTAAAAAGTGCACCAACAGCCATGCTTAATCCTCCAACAAGAGCTGCCATCTTTATTCCTATTTGATTTGCAAATACTCCGGTAATATTTGCAACATTATTTGCACCTAAAGCGTATGATCCATACGCACCAACTAATAACGTAGAAATTACTATTACTTTCTCCCTAACCCAAAAAGATCTTATCTTATTGAACGGCACAGAAAGTATTCTATAAAGTAAAAAGCCAAAAATAATTCCCCCAACAGGTGTGGTAACCCATGCAATAACTAATTTAATTAAAATTTTCCAATTAACATTGTTATTTAATATACCTACAGCTAATATCGCTCCAACAATTGCTTGAGAAGATGAAGATGGAATACCAATTTTTGAAAGAATTAGCATAGTTAAAGCCGCTGAAAAAACAGATATTGCGGCAAAATAAAGTGACATGTTAGAAAAATTACTTATTGTTCTAATTCCTTTTTCTCCACCAATTAACGCTCCTAAAAACACACTCAATGCCGCTACTTTAGTAGCTATTTTATATCTTAAAACCCCATTTTCAACTGAGGGACCAAATATATTGGCAGAATCATTAGAACCAAGGAGTATACCAAAAAACACTGAAAATATTACATACAAAAATCTCCACCCCTTTCAAAAAAATATTGATATATTATTAAGAATATTAAATTTTTCTAAATTTGTCAAATTTGGACAAAAAAGTTAAAATTAGCAAAAAAAATATCGGGGAGGAATCTCCCCGATATCTTCACATATCTTCTATATACTTACTTTAAAAGCTCTTGCGCAGTTTTAATTCCCATATCAAAGGCTTTCATATTTAAATCAACTGCCTTTTTTGGAACACTAACCTTAATAACTTCTCTAATAGATTCAGGAGAAAGTGGAAAATCAGGAGTTTGAGTCAAAGCACCTATTAAAACAACATTTGTTGCTATTATATTTCCTGCATCTTTAGCTATACTTTCTGCATCAAAGCTTATATATTTTGCATTAAATTTATTCTCTACTATATCTTTTATCTGTTCATGAGATGGATAATTTGCAAGTCCCATTGCAACCTGGACTGGTTGTATTGGTCTAGAATTTGTAAATACAAGTCCTCCTTCTTTTAAATAATTTATGTATCTTAATGCTTCTACAGGTTCAAAAGAAAGGATAACATCTGCTTTTCCTTCAGGTACCATTGAACCGTATACATTCTCACCAAATCTAACATATGAAATAACACTACCAAATCTTTGACTCATACCATGGACTTCTCCAACTCTTACCTTGTATCCTTCGTTAAGAGCAGCCCATCCTAAAAGGTTTGCAGCAGTTAAAATTCCCTGGCCACCGACTCCAGTAATAACAATATTATATTCTTTAACTGCAACCATTATTCCGCCTCCTTTACCAATTCAAAAGCACCAAATGGACAAACTTGTGCACAGCTTCCACAACCCCAGCACATCGTTGGATCAATCTTTGCCTTGTTATTTTCTGCATCCCAGAAAATAGCTGGGCAACCAAATGTAGAAATACAAACCTTACATCCTGTACATTTATCTGTGTTTACTTTATACAGTGGCAATTTTTCTTTATTCCTCTTTGCCTTACCTACCCTGTAAAGTGCACAAACTTGTCTTGATACAACAACACTTACTCCTTCAACTTCAAGTGCTTTCTTTATAACTTCCGTCGTTTTCTTTATATCATATGGATTAACAACTTCCACAAAATCAGCACCCATAGCTTTTACAACATCTTCAATTGGTATTCTCTTTCCAACACCATGTGGAGTATCACCTGTTCCAGGATTTGGTTGGTCTCCAGTCATTGCAGTTATCTCGTTGTCTACTACAACAACCAAAATATTTGATCTGTTGTATATAGCATTTGCAATTGCTGGAAGACCTGTATGATAGAATGTAGAATCTCCTATTGTCGCAACTACAACTTGTTTCTTTTCATATGTCTCTTCATTTGTTGCGCCATTTAACGCCACACTTAATCCATGTGCAACTCCAATCGAACCACCCATTGCAACTGTTGTATCAACAGCGTTTAATGGTGGAAGTACTCCAAGTGTATAACAACCTATATCACTTGGGAATATTGCTTTCTTTCTTGTTGCTTTATTTATCGCAAAGAAAGAATTTCTATGTGGACATGCTGGACACAATGAAGGTGGTCTTGGAGGAAGAACACTACTAATTTCTTTATATTTTTCATCCAATTCTTCAAAGTTTATTGGAGTTTCAATACCCAAAAATTTCGAAATTGCAATAACTGCACGCTTTGTATCCATTTCATATATTCTTGGGACAATATTTTTCCCATATATTGGTATATTTAATCCTTTATCATACGCCCACATCTTTATTTGTTCCTCAACTACAGGTTCAAGTTCTTCAACAATCAATACTTTTTCAAGTCCTTTTAAGAACTCCTCAACTAATTTATATGGAACTGGGAAAGGTGTTGCAAGCTTTAAAATCTTTACATCATCAATATTCAACCAAGAAAGTGCTTCTTTTACATATGCATATGAAAGTCCCGGTGCAATAATTCCAACCTTTCCGTTTCCTTCAATCTTGTTAAATGGACAATTTGCAAATTCTTCGCGTATTTTTTCGATATTTTCAAGAATTTTTGGATGGAAATTTCTAGAATGTGCAGGAATATCAACAAACCTTGTTGGATCTTTTTCAAAATTTCCATGTCTTCTTACTTTATTTACTATCTCATCCGGAAGTTCTCCTAAGACAACATCTCCTCTCATATGAGAAGATCTCGTTGTTGTTCTAAGAATCACCATATGTTTGAACTTTTCACTAATCTCAAACGCATATTTTGTCAAGTCCTTTGCTTCTTGAACACTGCAAGGTTCAAGAACTGGAACATTAGCAAATTTTCCAAAGACTCTTGTATCCTGCTCATTTTGAGATGACCACATACTTGGATCATCTGCGACCATAACAACAAATCCGCCTTCAACACCCATTCCAACGGCACTCATAAATGTATCTGCAGCAACGTTTAAACCAACGTGTTTCATAGCTGTCATGGATCTAAGACCACTCCATGCAGCAGAAAGGGCTGTTTCAAAAGCAACCTTTTCATTTGTAGAATACTCCATGTAAACTCCTGCGTCTTTTGCAACTGCCGCCATAGTGTCTGTAAGCTCAGAACTTGGAGTACCTGGATATGCTGCAAAAATTGCTATGTTTGCTTCAAGTGCACCTCTTGCAATAGCATGGTTTCCAAGAAGCAAAATCTTCTCTCCAGGCTTGTTAAGTAATACCATATCAGTAACTTTTGCCATCTTATCACTCCCATACGTAAATTTTTTCATTACCCACATTTATAATTTTCCAATAAATAAGACAAAAACGCAAATATATTCAGAATATAAATCAATCAATTTTTTAGGTATATATACGATTTTTTAAGAATACCAGTTTTTTTAACAAGTTTTGAAAAGAATTTAACACACAAATTTATAATAGTTTTAACAAGAATGGTATATTTTAAGAGTTATAATAAAGAGTGTGGTCTAGATTATTATATTTTGGTTGCTAGAGGGGGTAGACTCGTGGAAAAAATATTTGCAATATTAATAGTAGTAATCGCATACGGTTATATCATCTTTGGAAAAAAATATAAAGCTCCAATTGTATTTGGTCTTGCACTCATAGTTGCTGCTTTTAAACTAGTAGAAGGTCTTGAACCAGAGAATATAA
This region includes:
- a CDS encoding inorganic phosphate transporter codes for the protein MYVIFSVFFGILLGSNDSANIFGPSVENGVLRYKIATKVAALSVFLGALIGGEKGIRTISNFSNMSLYFAAISVFSAALTMLILSKIGIPSSSSQAIVGAILAVGILNNNVNWKILIKLVIAWVTTPVGGIIFGFLLYRILSVPFNKIRSFWVREKVIVISTLLVGAYGSYALGANNVANITGVFANQIGIKMAALVGGLSMAVGALFSNKKVMYTVSKKIIELDYFSSAISILGQSITVWIYSVIGIPVSVSQAIVGAVIGTGLARGSKLTNKKIIFQIITTWVATPLFSGLFTIIVYYFSKIFF
- a CDS encoding indolepyruvate oxidoreductase subunit beta, encoding MVAVKEYNIVITGVGGQGILTAANLLGWAALNEGYKVRVGEVHGMSQRFGSVISYVRFGENVYGSMVPEGKADVILSFEPVEALRYINYLKEGGLVFTNSRPIQPVQVAMGLANYPSHEQIKDIVENKFNAKYISFDAESIAKDAGNIIATNVVLIGALTQTPDFPLSPESIREVIKVSVPKKAVDLNMKAFDMGIKTAQELLK
- the iorA gene encoding indolepyruvate ferredoxin oxidoreductase subunit alpha translates to MAKVTDMVLLNKPGEKILLLGNHAIARGALEANIAIFAAYPGTPSSELTDTMAAVAKDAGVYMEYSTNEKVAFETALSAAWSGLRSMTAMKHVGLNVAADTFMSAVGMGVEGGFVVMVADDPSMWSSQNEQDTRVFGKFANVPVLEPCSVQEAKDLTKYAFEISEKFKHMVILRTTTRSSHMRGDVVLGELPDEIVNKVRRHGNFEKDPTRFVDIPAHSRNFHPKILENIEKIREEFANCPFNKIEGNGKVGIIAPGLSYAYVKEALSWLNIDDVKILKLATPFPVPYKLVEEFLKGLEKVLIVEELEPVVEEQIKMWAYDKGLNIPIYGKNIVPRIYEMDTKRAVIAISKFLGIETPINFEELDEKYKEISSVLPPRPPSLCPACPHRNSFFAINKATRKKAIFPSDIGCYTLGVLPPLNAVDTTVAMGGSIGVAHGLSVALNGATNEETYEKKQVVVATIGDSTFYHTGLPAIANAIYNRSNILVVVVDNEITAMTGDQPNPGTGDTPHGVGKRIPIEDVVKAMGADFVEVVNPYDIKKTTEVIKKALEVEGVSVVVSRQVCALYRVGKAKRNKEKLPLYKVNTDKCTGCKVCISTFGCPAIFWDAENNKAKIDPTMCWGCGSCAQVCPFGAFELVKEAE